In a genomic window of Lycium ferocissimum isolate CSIRO_LF1 chromosome 9, AGI_CSIRO_Lferr_CH_V1, whole genome shotgun sequence:
- the LOC132031791 gene encoding 2-oxoglutarate-dependent dioxygenase AOP3-like, which produces MTGHTDTGFLTIVKQDQSGLQVQMKNGDRIEPNVSPNSFVVLVADSLMAWTNGQLSPAFHIVKMAGDIDRFSIMLFASPKLGYIVEAPKELVDEEHPMLFKPYDVVGYYKHAISGIGYGARDLLKAYCGV; this is translated from the exons ATGACTGGCCACACAGACACTGGCTTCCTGACCATAGTGAAACAAGATCAATCTGGATTGCAAGTTCAGATGAAAAATGGAGACCGGATTGAGCCCAATGTTTCCCCTAATTCCTTTGTCGTTTTAGTTGCGGATTCATTGATG GCATGGACAAATGGTCAACTATCGCCTGCTTTCCACATAGTAAAAATGGCGGGCGACATTGATAGGTTCTCCATTATGTTATTTGCATCGCCAAAACTAGGTTACATCGTAGAGGCCCCAAAAGAACTAGTGGATGAAGAACACCCGATGCTTTTCAAGCCCTATGACGTCGTTGGATACTATAAACATGCTATATCCGGAATTGGTTACGGAGCTAGAGATCTTCTCAAGGCTTATTGTGGTGTTTGA